Proteins encoded within one genomic window of Akkermansiaceae bacterium:
- a CDS encoding DUF1552 domain-containing protein, producing the protein MSSRRTFLKGIAGTLALPSLQSIVRAAPAAAAAAPTRLGFVYIPNGVNLDLWQPKGTENISESLSPLSALRQHYSVMRGLDHKYANSNGDGGGDHARANATFLTGVQARKTSGADIKLGVSVDQVAAQQLGHLTRLPSLELSTDPPRRSGNCDSGYSCAYQFNLAWRGEATPAPAERDPRLVFEKMFGSGDPKEDSRRRLHQKSVLDFVMEDAKRLNSRLDGSDKAKMDEYLTSVRDVESRIQQAEKFRIEAPEELRPNGVPETYKDHIRTMFDMMVLAFQTDSTRVATYLLAHDGSNRTFGEIGVTDAHHQLSHHRGDPEILAKIALIDKFYIEQFAYFLEKMRSIKEGSGTLLDHSMIVFGGGIADGNRHNHNDLPILLAGGGNGTLKQGRVIEAPKGTPMTNLYLSLLDRMNVKAERIGDSNGKLESIAS; encoded by the coding sequence ATGAGTTCACGCCGCACTTTCCTCAAGGGCATCGCAGGCACCCTCGCCCTGCCCAGCCTCCAGTCGATCGTCAGAGCCGCACCCGCCGCCGCGGCCGCCGCACCCACCCGGCTTGGCTTCGTGTACATCCCGAACGGGGTGAACCTGGACCTGTGGCAGCCAAAGGGCACGGAGAACATCTCCGAATCCCTGTCCCCTCTCTCCGCGCTCCGCCAGCATTACTCCGTAATGCGCGGGCTCGACCACAAGTATGCGAACTCCAATGGTGACGGCGGAGGCGACCACGCCCGCGCGAACGCCACTTTCCTGACCGGCGTGCAGGCCCGCAAAACCTCCGGCGCGGACATCAAGCTCGGCGTGTCCGTCGATCAGGTGGCCGCCCAGCAGCTCGGCCACCTCACCCGCCTGCCCTCGCTGGAACTTTCCACGGACCCACCCCGCCGCTCCGGCAACTGTGACTCCGGCTACTCCTGCGCCTACCAGTTCAACCTCGCATGGCGGGGTGAGGCGACCCCGGCTCCCGCCGAGCGGGACCCGCGGCTGGTGTTCGAGAAAATGTTCGGCTCCGGGGACCCGAAGGAGGACTCCCGCCGCAGGCTCCACCAGAAGAGCGTGCTGGACTTCGTCATGGAGGACGCGAAGCGCCTCAACAGCCGCCTCGACGGCTCCGACAAGGCGAAAATGGACGAATACCTCACCTCCGTCCGGGATGTGGAGAGCCGCATCCAGCAGGCGGAGAAATTCCGCATCGAGGCTCCGGAGGAACTCCGGCCCAACGGCGTGCCGGAAACCTACAAGGACCATATCCGCACCATGTTTGACATGATGGTGCTGGCCTTCCAGACGGACAGCACCCGGGTCGCCACCTACCTGCTCGCCCACGACGGATCAAACCGGACCTTCGGCGAAATCGGCGTGACGGACGCCCACCACCAGCTCTCCCATCACCGCGGCGATCCGGAAATCCTCGCCAAGATCGCCCTCATCGACAAATTCTACATCGAGCAGTTCGCCTACTTCCTTGAGAAGATGCGCTCCATCAAGGAAGGCAGCGGCACGTTGCTCGACCACTCCATGATCGTCTTTGGCGGTGGCATCGCCGATGGCAACCGCCACAACCACAACGACCTCCCGATCCTCCTCGCAGGCGGAGGCAACGGCACTCTCAAGCAAGGCCGCGTGATCGAAGCGCCGAAAGGCACGCCGATGACCAACCTCTACCTTTCCCTGCTCGACCGCATGAACGTGAAGGCGGAGCGCATCGGCGACTCCAACGGAAAGCTGGAGTCCATCGCGTCCTGA
- a CDS encoding HAD family hydrolase, giving the protein MAGYLIWDFDDTLARRDGRWSGALAQASATEGVVVDVAALKPYLREGFPWHLPETIRVDEPADAWWARLEALFVIALENGAGMGREAALRAAGRVKEIYCEPSGWEVFADVVPALERLSAAGWRHVILSNHVPELEDLVAALGLAPHFEIIFSSGLTGVEKPHPSAFQMVRGYAGDGVRIVMIGDSWVADVGGATSAGLEAVLVRKAHPEARWFCDGLAGLADVLESITVGNKG; this is encoded by the coding sequence ATGGCCGGTTACCTGATCTGGGACTTCGATGACACGCTCGCCCGCCGGGATGGGCGGTGGAGCGGAGCCTTGGCCCAGGCGTCGGCAACGGAGGGCGTGGTGGTGGATGTCGCCGCGCTGAAGCCATACCTGCGCGAGGGCTTCCCGTGGCACTTGCCGGAAACCATCCGCGTGGATGAACCGGCGGACGCATGGTGGGCGCGGCTGGAAGCGTTGTTCGTCATCGCGTTGGAAAACGGCGCGGGGATGGGGCGTGAGGCGGCACTCCGCGCGGCGGGCCGGGTGAAGGAGATCTACTGCGAGCCTTCCGGATGGGAGGTTTTTGCGGATGTGGTGCCCGCCTTGGAGCGTCTTTCCGCGGCAGGCTGGCGGCATGTGATCCTCTCCAATCACGTGCCCGAGCTGGAGGATCTGGTGGCGGCTCTCGGACTGGCACCGCATTTCGAGATCATCTTCAGTTCCGGCCTCACTGGTGTCGAGAAGCCGCACCCTTCCGCGTTCCAAATGGTGCGCGGGTATGCTGGAGACGGCGTGAGGATCGTGATGATCGGAGATAGCTGGGTCGCGGATGTCGGCGGTGCGACCTCGGCAGGGCTGGAAGCGGTGTTGGTAAGGAAGGCCCACCCGGAAGCGCGGTGGTTCTGTGACGGACTGGCGGGATTGGCGGATGTGCTCGAATCCATCACGGTCGGCAACAAGGGGTAG
- a CDS encoding DUF1592 domain-containing protein codes for MGFPLSFLRSATRSIPAFVAAGISFSSASVRAAEPVSVKAPAAAPSKAQLAETYKKEILPIFTTYCYDCHGDGSKKGELAMDHYADIDAMIADRDVWKRIRDHIDFRLMPPPDEDAPDDVNRKKLISWIDDAVFPVDPNNPDPGHVTLRRFNRTEYRNTIRDLLGVNVNVDEILPADDSGYGFDNIGDVLTLSPAHLERYLEAARVALNLAIDLGPLRLPQRVVNGHEFKGNGNRDKEGFFFFANAEAVREFKLPPGRYKFMVRAGAEAIAKEPAKMVLRLDGADAHTWEVKNLRSKLETYEAEIRVEGKANTKVGIAFTNDFYDAANPDPKERDRNLLVKQVIVEGPLDGPMAPRPETHRRIYGERANDLTDDAYMLEVLNRFARRAFRRPAESGEIERYLAFNRLAKSQGKPVEEAIRHALEAMLISPTFLFREEPGIGTAKGGRQLISEHALAARLSYFLWSTMPDDELMKLSSAGKLRENLPQQIARMLADKKAEAFTSNFAGQWLQLRNLSGAFPNRYMFPSFYDDRLAPLMRRETEMLFANILQENLPVDTLLTADYTFINDKLAKHYAIPGVEGDEFRKVSLKDTPRRGIFGHGSFLVLTSYPNRTSPVLRGQYILENLLHTPAPPPPPNVPQLTATGGSKKKESLREQMERHRDDPACASCHALMDPIGFGLENFDAVGRWREKEGAIPVNASGTLVTGQSFAGPQDLMKIISNDNRHAFHKAMAEKLLTYALGRGVDWYDRPAVETIVAKTDADGGRFAQLIHAVVTSVPFQFRRD; via the coding sequence ATGGGTTTTCCGCTCTCTTTCCTCCGCTCCGCCACACGCAGCATCCCGGCTTTCGTGGCTGCGGGCATTTCGTTTTCCAGTGCCAGTGTCCGGGCAGCGGAGCCGGTGAGCGTGAAGGCCCCGGCTGCAGCCCCTTCGAAAGCCCAGCTCGCGGAGACCTACAAGAAGGAGATCCTGCCCATCTTCACGACCTATTGCTACGACTGCCATGGCGACGGCTCGAAAAAGGGGGAGCTGGCGATGGACCACTACGCGGACATCGACGCGATGATCGCCGACCGGGATGTCTGGAAGCGCATCCGCGACCACATCGACTTCCGCCTGATGCCGCCACCGGACGAGGATGCTCCGGATGACGTCAACCGGAAGAAGCTCATTTCATGGATCGACGACGCGGTGTTCCCCGTCGATCCGAACAACCCGGACCCGGGCCACGTGACGCTCCGCCGTTTCAACCGGACGGAATACAGGAACACCATCCGCGACCTGCTGGGGGTGAACGTGAATGTGGATGAGATCCTGCCCGCGGACGACAGCGGCTACGGCTTCGACAATATCGGGGACGTGCTCACCCTTTCCCCGGCCCACTTGGAGCGTTACCTGGAAGCGGCCCGTGTCGCCCTCAATCTGGCGATCGATCTCGGTCCGCTGCGTCTTCCGCAGAGGGTCGTCAACGGCCATGAATTCAAGGGCAATGGCAACCGTGACAAGGAAGGCTTCTTCTTTTTCGCGAATGCGGAGGCGGTGAGGGAGTTCAAGCTGCCGCCGGGACGCTACAAGTTCATGGTCCGGGCCGGCGCGGAAGCCATCGCCAAGGAACCGGCGAAGATGGTCCTGCGGCTGGATGGCGCGGACGCCCACACATGGGAGGTGAAAAATCTCCGCTCCAAGCTGGAGACCTATGAAGCCGAGATCCGGGTCGAGGGAAAGGCGAACACGAAGGTGGGCATCGCCTTCACCAATGACTTCTACGACGCCGCGAACCCGGACCCGAAGGAGCGCGACCGTAACCTGCTGGTGAAGCAGGTCATCGTGGAAGGCCCGCTCGACGGGCCGATGGCCCCGCGCCCAGAGACCCACCGCAGGATCTATGGTGAGAGGGCGAACGACCTGACGGACGATGCCTACATGCTGGAGGTCCTCAACCGCTTCGCGCGGCGCGCATTCCGCCGTCCGGCGGAGTCCGGTGAGATCGAGCGCTATCTCGCCTTCAACCGCCTCGCCAAATCGCAGGGCAAGCCGGTGGAGGAAGCCATCCGCCACGCACTGGAGGCCATGCTGATCTCCCCGACCTTCCTTTTCCGCGAAGAGCCGGGCATCGGCACGGCGAAGGGCGGCCGCCAGCTCATCTCCGAACATGCGCTGGCCGCCCGGCTGTCATATTTCCTCTGGAGCACGATGCCGGACGACGAGTTGATGAAGCTCTCCAGCGCCGGGAAGCTGCGCGAGAACCTGCCGCAGCAGATCGCTCGGATGCTGGCGGACAAGAAGGCGGAGGCATTCACCTCGAACTTCGCCGGCCAGTGGCTGCAACTCCGGAACCTTTCCGGGGCTTTCCCCAACCGCTACATGTTCCCGTCGTTCTACGACGACCGTCTGGCACCGCTGATGCGGAGGGAGACGGAAATGCTTTTCGCCAACATCCTCCAGGAAAACCTCCCGGTGGACACCCTGCTCACGGCGGACTACACCTTCATCAACGACAAGCTGGCGAAGCACTATGCCATCCCGGGTGTGGAGGGTGATGAGTTCCGGAAAGTGTCCCTGAAGGATACGCCCCGGCGCGGCATCTTCGGCCACGGTTCCTTCCTGGTGCTGACCTCCTACCCGAACCGCACCTCACCCGTGCTGCGCGGCCAGTACATCCTGGAAAACCTCCTGCACACCCCCGCCCCACCGCCCCCGCCGAACGTGCCGCAGCTCACCGCCACCGGTGGCAGCAAGAAGAAAGAGAGCCTGCGCGAGCAGATGGAAAGGCACCGGGATGACCCCGCCTGCGCCTCCTGCCACGCGTTGATGGACCCCATCGGCTTCGGGCTGGAGAACTTCGACGCCGTCGGACGCTGGCGCGAGAAAGAAGGCGCGATCCCCGTGAACGCCTCCGGCACCCTCGTCACCGGCCAATCCTTCGCCGGCCCGCAGGATCTGATGAAGATCATCTCCAACGACAACCGCCATGCCTTCCACAAGGCGATGGCGGAAAAACTCCTCACCTACGCGCTGGGCCGCGGGGTCGATTGGTATGACCGTCCGGCGGTCGAAACCATCGTCGCAAAGACGGATGCCGATGGCGGGCGCTTCGCCCAACTGATCCATGCTGTCGTCACCTCCGTCCCGTTCCAGTTCCGCCGCGACTGA
- the serS gene encoding serine--tRNA ligase, with translation MLDIRVIRENPDLVKERLKTRGGDHWKLVDEVLACDETRRAAETTKQAFQGSRKSISKNIGGMKAQGLDSSELEAEVRGINEKIVELDAEAETATAKQQELLLNIPNLPHDACPVGSDETANPVVREWGPKPALEAPKDHVELALAHKLINWEDGIRIAGSAFVVYRGKGAKLERALINFLLDTQTANGYEEVNVPHLVKRECMEGTGQLPKFEDDMYGTDADENGINGLFLAPTAEVPVTNLLRDTILSEAELPVKMVAYTPCFRREAGSAGRDNKGIIRMHQFDKVELVQIVHPDQGLEVLEQLTGHAESILQKLGLHYRTIELCTGDLGANSSKTYDIEVWAPGHGKYLEVSSCSWFSDFQARRMKTRFKDAEGKNRFPHTLNGSGTALPRLYVALLEQYQQPDGSIRIPEALVPYFGAESIG, from the coding sequence ATGCTCGACATCCGCGTCATCCGCGAAAACCCCGACCTCGTCAAAGAACGCCTCAAAACACGGGGCGGCGACCACTGGAAACTGGTCGATGAGGTGCTTGCCTGCGACGAAACCCGTCGCGCCGCCGAAACCACCAAACAGGCGTTCCAAGGCTCCCGGAAGTCGATTTCCAAGAACATCGGCGGGATGAAGGCGCAGGGGCTGGACAGCTCCGAGCTGGAGGCCGAGGTGCGTGGCATCAACGAGAAAATCGTCGAGCTGGACGCCGAGGCGGAAACCGCCACCGCGAAACAGCAGGAACTCCTGCTCAATATCCCGAATCTGCCGCATGACGCCTGCCCGGTAGGCAGCGACGAGACTGCGAACCCGGTGGTGCGCGAGTGGGGGCCGAAGCCCGCGCTGGAAGCTCCGAAGGACCACGTCGAACTCGCGCTCGCCCACAAGCTCATCAACTGGGAGGACGGCATCCGCATCGCTGGTTCGGCATTCGTCGTCTATCGCGGCAAGGGGGCGAAGCTGGAGCGCGCGCTGATCAACTTCCTTTTGGATACCCAGACGGCGAACGGCTATGAGGAGGTGAATGTTCCGCACCTCGTGAAGCGGGAGTGCATGGAAGGCACCGGCCAGCTCCCGAAATTCGAGGATGACATGTATGGCACGGATGCGGACGAGAACGGCATCAATGGCCTGTTCCTCGCCCCCACCGCGGAGGTTCCTGTCACCAATCTCCTGCGCGACACCATCCTCTCCGAGGCCGAACTGCCGGTGAAAATGGTGGCCTACACGCCATGTTTCCGCCGTGAGGCGGGATCGGCCGGCCGTGACAACAAGGGCATCATCCGCATGCACCAGTTCGACAAGGTGGAGCTGGTCCAGATCGTCCACCCGGACCAGGGGCTGGAGGTGCTGGAGCAACTGACCGGTCATGCGGAATCCATTCTCCAGAAGCTGGGGCTGCACTACCGCACCATCGAGCTTTGCACCGGAGACCTCGGCGCGAATTCGTCAAAGACCTACGACATCGAGGTCTGGGCTCCCGGCCACGGCAAGTATCTGGAGGTTTCAAGCTGCTCATGGTTCAGCGATTTCCAAGCCCGCCGGATGAAGACCCGTTTCAAGGATGCCGAGGGCAAGAATCGCTTCCCGCACACGCTCAACGGCTCCGGCACCGCCCTGCCGCGGCTCTACGTCGCGCTGCTGGAGCAATACCAGCAGCCGGACGGCTCCATCCGCATCCCGGAGGCGCTGGTGCCCTACTTCGGTGCGGAGAGCATCGGGTAA